From a region of the Enterobacter cancerogenus genome:
- a CDS encoding fimbrial protein codes for MLKKTFLASAVALFAIGSFSAIADTDLGLITFDGAVTDTTCNISTSNGAQQNNITITLPVVKKSEVESTTVDAGVGSKNFELLLTDCPQTLTKASASFMSKNMGAIANGTIEPDASVAGSASNVALALYNNAPTVSSRIMVGQPDNNTQKTDLTAGTGKLFYRVAYVPGSNWVKDTNPVQSGKVSANAYFTMSYE; via the coding sequence ATGTTAAAAAAAACGTTTTTAGCGTCAGCGGTCGCTTTGTTTGCAATAGGTTCTTTTTCAGCAATCGCAGATACAGATCTCGGTCTAATCACCTTTGACGGTGCGGTAACAGACACAACATGTAATATTTCCACCTCTAACGGTGCACAACAAAATAATATTACTATTACCTTACCCGTTGTTAAAAAATCTGAAGTTGAATCCACAACGGTTGATGCCGGCGTCGGCTCCAAAAATTTTGAACTGCTGCTCACCGACTGCCCTCAGACATTAACTAAAGCCTCTGCAAGCTTTATGTCAAAAAATATGGGCGCTATTGCGAACGGTACCATTGAACCCGATGCTAGCGTAGCAGGTTCTGCAAGCAACGTTGCACTTGCCCTGTATAACAATGCGCCAACCGTTTCATCTCGTATTATGGTGGGTCAGCCTGACAATAATACGCAGAAAACAGACCTGACTGCCGGCACGGGTAAACTGTTCTACCGCGTTGCTTATGTTCCTGGCTCCAACTGGGTGAAAGACACTAACCCTGTGCAGTCTGGTAAAGTTAGCGCCAACGCATACTTCACCATGAGCTACGAATAA
- a CDS encoding fimbrial chaperone yields MYVLNIKSGLKALLLASVSVFALNASADIVISGTRVIYPESEKDVTVSMDNRGTRPLLVQTWLDDGRDTTNPQELKLPFIVTPPVSRVEPQKGQTVRITWLGQSLPKDKESLFWFNVLEVPPKAKDSNTQSLLQLAFRTRIKLFFRPTGLKGAPTDAAKNLKWSQIRQGQKIVLSAKNDSPYYVSLAGATLIAGAKSYDIETHYIEPFSSQTMNVKNYTSFGNNKIIWQAINDYGGIDKYESIQN; encoded by the coding sequence ATGTACGTACTGAATATTAAGAGCGGATTAAAAGCCCTGCTGCTGGCCTCGGTGAGCGTTTTTGCTCTTAACGCCAGTGCAGATATTGTCATTTCCGGCACCCGTGTCATTTATCCTGAATCGGAAAAAGACGTAACGGTGTCTATGGATAACCGTGGCACCCGGCCTTTACTGGTGCAAACCTGGCTCGATGACGGCAGAGATACCACTAATCCTCAGGAGCTGAAACTTCCTTTTATTGTGACGCCCCCTGTTTCGCGTGTTGAACCGCAAAAAGGGCAAACAGTCAGAATCACCTGGCTTGGTCAGTCATTGCCAAAAGATAAAGAATCCCTGTTCTGGTTTAACGTTCTGGAAGTTCCGCCTAAGGCAAAGGATAGCAATACACAAAGCTTGCTTCAGCTTGCATTCCGAACCCGCATAAAACTCTTTTTCCGGCCTACAGGTTTGAAAGGAGCACCGACAGACGCGGCTAAAAATCTTAAATGGTCGCAAATCCGACAAGGACAAAAAATCGTTCTCAGTGCGAAGAATGATTCACCTTATTATGTATCACTGGCGGGAGCAACGCTTATTGCAGGGGCTAAAAGCTACGATATTGAAACGCATTATATTGAGCCATTCTCAAGCCAGACTATGAACGTAAAAAATTACACCTCTTTCGGAAATAACAAAATCATCTGGCAAGCCATCAATGATTACGGTGGGATTGATAAGTATGAGTCCATACAAAATTGA